One window of Halorubrum sp. CBA1229 genomic DNA carries:
- a CDS encoding RNA-guided endonuclease TnpB family protein, which yields MSRTIRTFEATITNQQQVRDDLDQLGWAASKLWNVGRYYAQEQWDETGEIPDDGELKAELKRHERYTDLHSQSSQRVLEELAEAFNGWFGKRRNGDDRARPPGYRKNGDSHPRSTVSFKAAGFKHDAQFTRVRLSKGLNLKEHRSDFILCEYQTRPDVDLTEWDIQQVRAIYKRDEWRLQFVCRTTIDPDPPGDEVAGVDLGMCNFAAVSFGGESMLYPGGALKEDEYYFTKKKAKCDDSSSRVATRLDRTRRGRRTHFLHALSKAIVEECVERDVGTLVVGDLGGIREDDENGESRNWGDHGNLDLHGWAFDRFTALLDYKAEAEGIDVELVSERDTSKSCSACGHTDDNQRVERGLYVCEACDTVANADVNGAENIRQKVLPSLATDGGDRDNGWLAQPAVHLFDRSEGRFAPREQVVNREP from the coding sequence ATGAGTCGAACCATCCGAACCTTCGAGGCTACTATCACGAATCAGCAACAGGTTCGTGACGACCTTGACCAACTCGGATGGGCCGCCTCAAAACTCTGGAACGTCGGTCGCTACTACGCACAAGAACAGTGGGACGAAACGGGCGAGATCCCCGATGACGGGGAACTCAAAGCCGAACTCAAACGCCATGAACGCTACACGGACTTACATTCTCAGTCCAGTCAGCGCGTTCTCGAAGAACTCGCTGAAGCGTTCAACGGCTGGTTCGGCAAGCGTCGGAACGGCGACGACCGTGCCAGACCGCCCGGCTACCGCAAGAACGGAGACTCCCACCCACGTTCAACCGTGTCGTTCAAAGCGGCTGGCTTCAAGCACGACGCACAGTTCACCCGTGTCCGCCTCTCGAAAGGCCTCAACCTCAAAGAACACCGTTCAGACTTCATCCTGTGTGAGTACCAGACTCGCCCGGATGTTGACCTGACCGAGTGGGACATTCAGCAGGTTCGCGCGATCTACAAGCGCGACGAGTGGCGACTACAATTCGTCTGTCGCACCACTATCGACCCGGACCCACCGGGCGACGAAGTGGCCGGTGTTGACCTCGGGATGTGCAACTTCGCCGCCGTCTCGTTCGGCGGTGAATCGATGTTGTATCCCGGTGGCGCACTCAAAGAGGACGAATACTACTTCACGAAAAAGAAGGCTAAGTGCGACGATTCCTCGTCTCGTGTGGCCACCCGTCTTGACCGGACGCGGAGGGGTCGTCGGACACACTTCTTGCACGCACTCTCGAAAGCGATTGTCGAGGAGTGCGTCGAACGAGATGTCGGGACTCTTGTCGTTGGCGACCTCGGCGGGATCCGAGAGGACGACGAGAACGGCGAGTCTCGGAATTGGGGCGACCACGGCAATCTTGACTTGCACGGGTGGGCGTTCGACCGCTTCACGGCGCTACTTGACTACAAGGCGGAAGCCGAAGGCATCGACGTGGAGTTGGTGTCGGAACGCGATACGTCGAAGTCGTGTTCAGCATGTGGTCACACGGATGACAATCAGCGTGTGGAACGTGGGTTGTACGTCTGTGAGGCGTGCGATACGGTTGCGAACGCGGACGTGAACGGTGCGGAGAACATTCGACAAAAGGTACTCCCGAGTCTCGCCACGGATGGCGGCGATAGGGATAACGGCTGGTTGGCACAGCCAGCGGTTCACCTGTTCGACCGCAGCGAGGGCCGTTTCGCCCCACGAGAACAGGTCGTGAACCGCGAACCATAA
- a CDS encoding molybdenum cofactor guanylyltransferase, with product MGFPRLQAREDVNTHVVTRVDPTVDRILINCRRDQQADFKSALDSTTADVEFVCDPVPDSGPAAGLRTALETVSEPVVAVVACDMPFLDSSFLDWLFEKMDGADGTVPYVDGTPQPTHAVFTTEPTRRAADDAVRTASGSLRDILDRLDLGEILESRVLEQTNKTTFVDINTPADLVAWTDTDSAPLRRMD from the coding sequence GTGGGATTCCCGCGTCTTCAGGCGCGGGAGGATGTCAATACCCACGTCGTCACGAGAGTGGACCCGACAGTCGATCGAATACTCATTAATTGTCGACGAGACCAACAGGCAGACTTCAAGAGCGCGCTTGATTCGACAACGGCAGACGTCGAGTTCGTCTGTGACCCGGTGCCGGATTCGGGACCCGCAGCTGGACTGCGGACCGCACTCGAAACCGTCTCCGAACCAGTGGTTGCCGTGGTCGCCTGTGATATGCCGTTCCTGGACTCATCGTTCTTAGACTGGTTGTTCGAAAAAATGGACGGCGCAGACGGAACTGTTCCATACGTCGACGGAACACCCCAGCCGACTCACGCGGTCTTCACAACGGAGCCTACTCGACGAGCTGCGGACGACGCAGTTAGGACCGCGTCCGGGAGTCTGCGGGATATCCTCGATCGACTTGACCTCGGTGAAATCCTAGAGTCCCGAGTGCTGGAACAGACTAACAAAACGACTTTCGTAGACATCAACACCCCGGCAGATCTGGTAGCGTGGACTGACACCGATTCGGCTCCGTTGAGACGCATGGACTAG
- the mobB gene encoding molybdopterin-guanine dinucleotide biosynthesis protein B: MKVLGVAGPSDSGKTTVVEGLAARLSQCGTVGTVKRLTHEPDIDTDGKDTARHRDAGSAHTVGVTDGGEWFGTGDGWTLPGVLDDFAPECDYVIVEGFSGSHLPKVSLGDRSTASPVVATAADADALDLDEVAAIVKDLASYETPASLVVTLRDSLRPKHYETTATSTIPAAVVASDDGVAAEIEAANRRLRSVDGVCAACVHHQRSLFDGRDDVVHLAVLAEGTVRANEAIGGEIERLVNTG; the protein is encoded by the coding sequence ATGAAGGTACTCGGTGTCGCCGGACCGTCTGACTCCGGAAAGACGACCGTCGTTGAAGGGCTTGCTGCCCGACTCAGCCAGTGCGGGACGGTCGGGACTGTGAAACGGCTTACTCACGAGCCGGACATCGACACCGACGGGAAGGATACTGCGAGACACCGAGACGCCGGATCAGCGCACACAGTCGGGGTCACCGACGGTGGCGAATGGTTCGGTACCGGAGACGGTTGGACGCTTCCTGGTGTATTGGACGACTTTGCGCCAGAGTGCGACTACGTGATCGTCGAGGGGTTCAGTGGAAGCCACCTTCCGAAGGTGTCACTCGGCGATAGATCGACAGCGTCCCCGGTCGTGGCTACGGCCGCTGATGCCGACGCTCTGGACCTCGACGAGGTGGCGGCTATTGTCAAAGACCTCGCGTCCTACGAGACGCCGGCATCTCTCGTAGTAACGCTCCGGGACTCGCTTCGACCGAAACATTACGAAACTACCGCGACAAGCACTATCCCAGCAGCAGTAGTAGCCTCCGACGACGGGGTGGCAGCAGAGATCGAAGCGGCCAATCGCCGCCTCCGTTCTGTAGACGGTGTTTGTGCGGCATGCGTTCATCACCAGCGGTCGCTCTTCGACGGCCGTGACGACGTCGTTCATCTGGCAGTACTGGCAGAGGGCACTGTCAGAGCAAACGAGGCGATCGGTGGCGAAATCGAACGACTCGTCAACACTGGCTGA
- a CDS encoding molecular chaperone TorD family protein, with product MTDQTDALTERERSAERTAESDALQSDVAAMYAVLAECWREPSHRLVTAVEAGELEPVFGDLGSVDLKDLRTEHTRLFIGPAGPPCPPYESVYRDRDDPDELGPVKGPATIAVMRWYQEFGVQPAKDHSDLPDHIATELEFAAYLAEEGFDERLDQFCDEHLNTWTKEFLGLVEEETCEQYYKSLAATTREVLG from the coding sequence ATGACCGACCAAACCGACGCACTGACTGAACGCGAGCGATCGGCCGAACGAACCGCCGAAAGCGATGCGCTCCAGTCAGACGTAGCGGCGATGTACGCAGTCCTCGCCGAGTGTTGGCGGGAGCCCAGCCACCGGCTCGTCACGGCCGTTGAAGCGGGTGAGTTAGAACCGGTGTTCGGCGACCTCGGTTCGGTAGACCTCAAGGACCTTCGAACCGAACACACGCGGCTGTTTATCGGCCCGGCAGGACCGCCATGTCCGCCGTACGAGAGTGTCTACCGCGACCGCGACGACCCTGACGAACTCGGTCCAGTCAAGGGACCAGCCACAATAGCGGTCATGCGCTGGTATCAAGAGTTTGGCGTCCAGCCCGCCAAGGACCATTCGGACCTTCCAGACCATATCGCGACGGAGTTAGAGTTCGCCGCGTACCTAGCAGAAGAAGGGTTCGATGAGCGCCTCGACCAGTTCTGTGACGAACACCTCAATACTTGGACTAAAGAATTCTTGGGGCTTGTCGAAGAAGAAACGTGTGAACAGTACTATAAATCGTTGGCAGCGACGACTCGAGAGGTGTTAGGGTGA
- the nrfD gene encoding NrfD/PsrC family molybdoenzyme membrane anchor subunit produces the protein MAANTESSRVAIPSFGGKGKLWIGLLVALMAAGIAAWGYQLTTGLIATGMRNVFSWGLYIMMFVLFVGLSAGGLIISSAPKFFHSHRYEGFARLGVLVSLACIIVAGLLILPDIGRPGRIYQFFTSPDFRSPMVWDFGIVLLYGLLNLWYLWLLTRRDLAARGSSLALGFKDTEAGRERDRTLMFWTAAVALPTAVALHSVTGWIFATQVGRGDWFSPLVAPVFIAKALVSGLGLLLIVSVLADRYTNFEVDREELTSLGKILGIFLAFHVVYLLAAERLPHAWADHFEFWAIMSNFLIGDSVYFWLWTVVGGAVPLALLALPPLRKRVSVIFTASVLAVIGTMFEGIRLVFTGYEVANIDSAPGISLGGEYTGITTDIWATAGAYTPTLVEIAVTLGIIAFGALIVTLGLKYVPIQRVDTEPSYAADGGKHDQ, from the coding sequence ATGGCAGCGAATACCGAGTCGTCGCGGGTCGCGATCCCCTCTTTCGGCGGAAAGGGCAAGCTTTGGATCGGCCTGCTCGTCGCGCTCATGGCTGCTGGAATCGCTGCGTGGGGGTATCAGCTCACGACAGGGCTGATCGCCACAGGCATGCGCAACGTCTTCTCGTGGGGGCTGTACATCATGATGTTCGTCCTGTTCGTGGGGCTGTCGGCAGGCGGACTCATCATCAGTAGCGCGCCGAAGTTCTTCCATTCGCACCGCTACGAGGGGTTCGCCCGGCTCGGAGTGCTGGTCAGCCTCGCGTGTATCATCGTTGCGGGACTGCTCATTTTGCCGGACATCGGTCGTCCGGGGCGGATATACCAATTTTTCACCTCACCGGACTTCCGGTCACCGATGGTGTGGGACTTCGGTATCGTCCTGCTGTACGGACTGTTAAACCTCTGGTACCTGTGGCTCTTGACCCGTCGTGACCTAGCCGCACGTGGGTCATCCCTCGCGCTCGGCTTCAAAGACACCGAGGCGGGCCGTGAGCGCGATCGAACGCTTATGTTCTGGACGGCGGCAGTCGCGCTTCCGACCGCGGTCGCGCTCCACTCGGTGACGGGCTGGATATTCGCGACGCAGGTCGGTCGCGGTGACTGGTTCAGCCCGCTCGTCGCCCCGGTGTTCATCGCGAAAGCACTCGTCTCCGGGCTCGGCCTGCTGTTGATCGTGTCGGTCCTCGCGGACCGGTACACGAACTTCGAAGTCGACCGAGAGGAGCTCACGAGCCTCGGGAAGATCCTCGGGATCTTCCTCGCCTTCCACGTGGTGTACCTCTTAGCGGCCGAGCGACTACCACACGCTTGGGCGGATCACTTCGAGTTCTGGGCCATCATGAGTAACTTCCTGATCGGAGACTCGGTGTACTTCTGGCTGTGGACCGTCGTCGGTGGCGCGGTCCCACTCGCTCTGCTGGCACTCCCGCCTCTCCGAAAGCGCGTGTCAGTTATCTTTACCGCGAGCGTGCTCGCGGTCATCGGGACGATGTTCGAGGGGATTCGCCTCGTGTTCACGGGGTACGAGGTCGCCAACATCGACTCTGCGCCCGGCATCTCGCTCGGCGGCGAGTACACCGGTATTACGACCGATATCTGGGCGACAGCAGGGGCCTACACCCCGACCCTCGTTGAGATCGCTGTTACCCTCGGCATCATCGCCTTCGGGGCGCTTATTGTCACACTCGGTCTGAAGTACGTGCCAATTCAGCGAGTCGACACAGAGCCCTCGTACGCAGCCGACGGCGGAAAACACGACCAATGA
- the dsrO gene encoding sulfate reduction electron transfer complex DsrMKJOP subunit DsrO, whose translation MTNYGLVIDQERCIGCQACAVSCKQENNVPMGQFWNRVLTEGGEKMDTPSGGYPEDGGSGSLDMQYQPTACQHCENAPCVKVCPVNATYTRDDGIVEIDYDKCIGCRYCMAACPYNARVFNWDEPKHMPEEGTGDVEARPQGVVEKCTFCSHRVEDGLDPACVVNCPADARIFGDLDDETSTVSKYINEYETDQLLEDRGTKPKTHYISGEMSPGRPQTSDKMESELDDVSPWSDGDDDVPSKEADSVGGESSSSSHSVEGGEIPYATPAKSGGDD comes from the coding sequence ATGACAAACTACGGGCTCGTAATCGACCAAGAGCGGTGTATCGGTTGTCAAGCGTGCGCAGTGTCGTGTAAACAGGAGAACAACGTTCCAATGGGACAGTTCTGGAACCGCGTTCTCACTGAGGGCGGCGAGAAGATGGATACCCCGTCGGGTGGCTATCCCGAAGACGGAGGGAGTGGATCGCTGGACATGCAGTACCAGCCGACGGCGTGTCAACACTGTGAGAACGCGCCGTGTGTGAAGGTCTGTCCGGTCAACGCGACGTACACCCGTGACGACGGCATCGTCGAGATCGACTACGACAAATGTATCGGCTGTCGCTACTGTATGGCGGCGTGTCCGTACAACGCACGGGTGTTCAACTGGGACGAACCCAAACACATGCCGGAAGAAGGGACGGGGGACGTCGAGGCGCGACCGCAGGGCGTCGTCGAGAAGTGTACGTTCTGTAGCCATCGCGTTGAGGACGGCCTCGATCCAGCCTGCGTCGTCAATTGCCCGGCAGACGCGCGTATCTTCGGGGACCTTGACGACGAGACCAGCACGGTCTCGAAGTATATCAACGAGTACGAGACGGATCAGTTACTCGAAGACCGCGGGACGAAGCCGAAGACGCACTACATCAGCGGTGAGATGAGCCCCGGACGCCCGCAGACGTCGGACAAGATGGAGAGCGAACTCGACGACGTCTCGCCGTGGTCCGACGGTGACGACGATGTTCCGTCGAAGGAAGCCGATAGTGTTGGTGGCGAGTCGAGCAGTAGCAGCCACTCGGTCGAGGGTGGCGAGATTCCGTACGCTACACCTGCGAAATCGGGAGGTGACGACTGA
- a CDS encoding molybdopterin-dependent oxidoreductase has translation MTDGKAYRRDVLKAGGAAAALGVGGGGFLQTLVEKEKDQPSTSGIESFVGQNDVVQTVCSPNCRGKCPIDVHVRDGQVKKIEPHPPEDEQYKRACVLGLSHTQRVYDPTRLKYPMKRADWSPDEPNPQGRGPDAEFERVSWDEALDLVADKMQSLKADHGAESVLFHEGSGNYGQSGKSFKRLASLFGATQSAWGIDTNVGRGFNRVTGVGAFLPPTNEAEDWENANTIIVWGSDIFSSQFQMDASKILDAIENGAKLVVVDPVYTTTASKADLWLPVEPGKDVHLALAMMHTVFEDETYDEDFLRKRTTAPALIRKDTGELLKASDVFKDGGEQQVVAVERGSGGPVALEPETGGAYALFGEFTVDGVECETALTRLRDHVADYAPEKVAETTGVDAENIRTAIRWLATRGPGGIAPSYALGRYKHGHIFGQAYAMLMGMTGDYGRHGNIHAHHSGGATLAAGNWASPEDADPGPSLTFPNYPDAMIDGDPHQIRAVYSIESNMMGNQFPDRQRFREAIRSLEMYVVADMHHTDTVQHADIIFPVPHWFEQEDISSGWGSHPHLGYRHKVQEPMWETKDDYYAIRGLAERFGYGDRFPETKRDMLRKLAGRDDDIDFDTLFEQGTQKKESVPIVKYTDEFPTETGRIKMYDDDAPSEEGVTFDVPRPLEDRTADDYEQADEYPLMFMQKHSRFRIHSQYEMLNWVREINPEPQLDIHPKDAKARGIGDGEYVRVYNDRGEMVVKAKYNDAFQPGLVNTDQGWWSRDFVEGHLQDLTHNEVSEVGQTMAFYDVRVAVEPAPDDVDTDKYESGNPLGAGAEAAPTGGD, from the coding sequence ATGACTGACGGGAAAGCGTACAGACGGGACGTACTGAAGGCCGGTGGAGCCGCTGCCGCCCTCGGAGTTGGGGGTGGCGGGTTTCTCCAGACCCTCGTCGAGAAAGAAAAAGACCAGCCGTCGACCTCCGGGATCGAGAGCTTTGTCGGTCAAAACGACGTCGTCCAGACCGTCTGTTCGCCCAACTGTAGGGGGAAGTGTCCGATCGACGTTCACGTTCGCGACGGTCAGGTGAAGAAGATCGAACCACATCCACCGGAAGACGAACAGTACAAGCGAGCCTGCGTGCTCGGGCTGTCGCACACCCAACGCGTGTACGACCCGACGCGACTGAAGTACCCGATGAAGCGGGCGGACTGGTCGCCTGACGAGCCCAATCCCCAGGGACGCGGTCCGGACGCGGAGTTCGAGCGCGTCTCGTGGGACGAGGCGCTCGACCTCGTCGCCGACAAGATGCAGTCATTAAAAGCCGACCACGGCGCCGAGAGCGTCCTCTTCCACGAGGGATCGGGGAACTACGGGCAGTCGGGGAAATCGTTCAAGCGGCTCGCCTCGCTCTTCGGCGCGACCCAGTCCGCTTGGGGTATCGACACCAACGTCGGTCGCGGGTTCAACCGCGTCACTGGTGTCGGTGCCTTCCTCCCACCGACGAACGAGGCCGAAGACTGGGAGAACGCGAACACGATCATCGTCTGGGGATCGGATATCTTCTCCAGTCAGTTCCAGATGGACGCCTCGAAGATCCTCGACGCGATCGAGAACGGGGCGAAACTCGTCGTCGTCGATCCGGTGTACACGACGACGGCGTCGAAAGCGGACCTGTGGCTCCCCGTTGAGCCCGGCAAAGACGTACACCTCGCGCTCGCGATGATGCACACCGTCTTCGAGGACGAGACGTACGACGAGGACTTCCTCCGAAAACGGACGACCGCACCGGCGCTGATCCGCAAGGACACCGGGGAGTTGCTCAAGGCGAGCGACGTCTTCAAAGACGGCGGCGAACAACAGGTCGTCGCCGTCGAACGGGGTAGCGGCGGCCCAGTCGCACTGGAACCCGAAACCGGCGGCGCGTACGCGCTCTTCGGAGAGTTCACCGTCGACGGCGTCGAGTGCGAGACGGCACTAACTCGGCTCCGAGACCACGTGGCAGACTATGCGCCCGAGAAGGTCGCAGAGACGACCGGTGTCGACGCCGAGAACATCCGGACTGCGATCCGGTGGCTGGCGACCCGTGGTCCCGGCGGTATCGCTCCGAGTTACGCACTCGGGCGGTACAAGCACGGCCACATCTTCGGACAGGCGTACGCCATGTTGATGGGGATGACTGGCGACTACGGTCGGCACGGCAACATTCACGCCCACCACTCTGGCGGTGCGACGCTCGCCGCCGGCAACTGGGCTAGTCCAGAGGATGCCGACCCCGGCCCATCGTTGACTTTCCCCAACTACCCCGACGCGATGATCGACGGCGACCCGCACCAGATCAGAGCCGTCTACTCTATCGAGTCGAACATGATGGGGAACCAGTTCCCGGACCGACAGCGGTTCAGGGAGGCCATCAGAAGCCTCGAGATGTACGTGGTCGCAGACATGCACCACACGGACACGGTCCAGCACGCCGACATTATCTTCCCGGTCCCCCACTGGTTCGAGCAGGAAGATATCAGCTCCGGCTGGGGGTCCCATCCGCATCTCGGCTACCGCCACAAGGTGCAGGAACCGATGTGGGAGACCAAAGACGACTACTATGCCATCCGCGGACTCGCGGAGCGGTTCGGGTACGGCGATCGCTTCCCGGAGACGAAACGTGACATGCTCCGGAAGCTCGCCGGCCGAGACGACGACATCGACTTCGACACGCTGTTCGAGCAGGGGACGCAAAAGAAAGAGAGCGTTCCGATAGTCAAGTACACCGACGAGTTCCCCACCGAAACGGGGCGCATCAAGATGTACGACGACGACGCCCCAAGCGAGGAGGGCGTGACGTTCGATGTTCCGCGACCGCTCGAAGATCGGACTGCCGACGACTACGAGCAGGCCGACGAGTACCCGCTGATGTTCATGCAGAAGCACAGTCGGTTCCGCATCCACTCGCAGTACGAGATGTTGAACTGGGTGCGTGAGATCAACCCCGAACCGCAGCTGGACATCCACCCGAAGGACGCGAAGGCCCGCGGTATCGGGGATGGCGAGTACGTCCGAGTGTACAACGACCGCGGCGAGATGGTCGTGAAGGCGAAATACAACGATGCCTTCCAGCCCGGCCTGGTCAACACCGACCAGGGGTGGTGGAGTCGCGACTTCGTCGAGGGTCACCTCCAAGACCTCACGCACAACGAGGTCAGCGAGGTCGGCCAGACGATGGCGTTCTACGACGTCCGTGTGGCGGTCGAACCCGCTCCCGACGACGTCGATACTGACAAATACGAATCCGGTAACCCGCTCGGAGCTGGTGCTGAAGCTGCCCCCACCGGAGGTGACTAA
- a CDS encoding 4Fe-4S ferredoxin N-terminal domain-containing protein: protein MDDPQQPRLTPIDEWEDEAEAMLDDVEYDTDLGVQMARDAIRVSNGELTDAEFHEKYHEAVLEEFGEDARPTKPEGFEDD from the coding sequence ATGGATGACCCACAGCAGCCGAGACTGACGCCGATCGATGAGTGGGAAGATGAAGCTGAAGCGATGCTAGATGATGTCGAATATGACACTGATCTCGGTGTCCAGATGGCTCGTGATGCGATTCGGGTCTCGAATGGAGAGCTGACTGACGCCGAGTTCCACGAAAAGTACCACGAAGCGGTACTGGAAGAGTTCGGCGAGGACGCACGCCCGACGAAGCCGGAGGGGTTCGAGGATGACTGA
- a CDS encoding helix-turn-helix domain-containing protein, which translates to MTERSSNGESGDTEETRRLYVEFELSASGAVACPVEVYGRDADRIDRQSSDGECHTETARAHDDETEGSSTDTEIRHSKTEITSECFCPIFFDYDCIPKITEVTDEAVVIQAFLPDRDHLSALIDDLREATDDLSLRRLTRVDSVDGDRSNRVTLDLSTLTETERETAAMAVSSGYYETPRKTSVGELAADLDITKSAMSQRLSSVESKLALAAFR; encoded by the coding sequence ATGACAGAGCGATCGTCGAACGGAGAGAGTGGGGACACGGAAGAGACCCGTCGCCTTTACGTCGAGTTCGAGCTGTCTGCGTCTGGCGCGGTCGCCTGTCCCGTCGAGGTCTACGGCCGAGACGCTGACCGGATCGACCGACAGTCTTCCGACGGAGAGTGTCACACGGAAACAGCGCGGGCTCACGACGACGAAACGGAGGGAAGCTCGACTGACACCGAGATCCGTCACTCGAAAACCGAGATCACATCTGAGTGTTTCTGCCCAATTTTCTTTGATTACGATTGCATTCCGAAGATCACGGAGGTCACCGACGAGGCCGTTGTCATTCAGGCGTTCCTCCCGGACCGCGACCACCTCTCCGCGCTGATAGACGATCTCAGAGAGGCGACGGACGACCTCTCGCTGCGCCGTCTCACGCGGGTCGACTCCGTCGACGGCGACCGGTCGAACCGCGTCACCCTCGACCTCTCCACGCTGACCGAGACCGAACGGGAGACGGCCGCGATGGCGGTCTCGTCGGGCTACTACGAGACGCCGAGGAAGACGAGCGTCGGTGAACTCGCTGCAGACCTAGACATCACGAAGTCGGCGATGTCGCAGCGGCTGAGCTCGGTGGAGTCGAAACTCGCGCTCGCCGCCTTCAGGTAA
- a CDS encoding carboxymuconolactone decarboxylase family protein, giving the protein MSDAVEDTDELPAKAGDLAAEFPEVWDEYAALGKACSEAGPIEGEEKRLVKLALAAGSGSEGAVHSHVRRALEEGADPEALRHVALLAVPTIGFPKAVAVLTWIDDIVDAE; this is encoded by the coding sequence ATGTCTGATGCTGTCGAAGACACCGACGAACTCCCGGCAAAGGCTGGCGATCTCGCGGCCGAATTCCCCGAGGTGTGGGACGAGTACGCCGCTTTGGGAAAGGCTTGTTCGGAAGCCGGCCCGATCGAAGGCGAAGAGAAACGCCTCGTCAAGCTGGCGCTGGCGGCCGGCTCTGGGTCGGAGGGAGCCGTCCACTCCCACGTCCGGAGAGCGCTTGAGGAGGGTGCCGATCCCGAGGCGTTGCGACACGTCGCCCTGCTGGCCGTGCCAACGATCGGGTTTCCGAAGGCGGTGGCAGTGCTAACGTGGATCGACGATATTGTCGATGCAGAGTGA
- a CDS encoding helix-turn-helix domain-containing protein — MVTNDAGDDGHTVVIEIDPCVDVAAVLGTIADLDIEGVRIRDIRDEGQSTVSVDPGELTAVQRRTLLRAVEAGYYADPREVTLTDLADEFDVSKSAVSQRLHGAEATIVRRVVQEMAREELLDSTIAFGRRE; from the coding sequence ATGGTCACGAACGACGCGGGCGACGACGGACACACGGTCGTGATAGAGATCGATCCGTGTGTCGACGTCGCGGCCGTGTTAGGTACTATTGCGGATCTCGACATCGAAGGGGTACGGATCCGTGACATCCGTGACGAGGGTCAGTCGACGGTCTCGGTCGATCCCGGGGAACTGACCGCGGTACAGCGCCGGACGTTACTTCGGGCGGTGGAGGCCGGGTACTACGCCGATCCGCGGGAGGTGACGCTCACGGATCTCGCGGACGAGTTCGACGTTTCCAAGTCCGCGGTTTCACAACGTCTCCATGGCGCCGAGGCGACTATTGTTCGGCGGGTAGTGCAGGAGATGGCCCGCGAAGAGCTACTGGATTCGACGATTGCGTTTGGCCGGAGGGAGTGA